The Helicoverpa zea isolate HzStark_Cry1AcR chromosome 4, ilHelZeax1.1, whole genome shotgun sequence genome segment TACTGGGGACACCACGCCGACCACGGCAGCAAGGGAGGCCATGAAGACCACAAGGGCTGGGGCTTTAAGAAAGGTCATAAATAAGTTAACGCTGTGAATTTACGAGATGAggcttttttgttattgttgatACTTTGTGATAcacgaataaatatttatttttaatacgctaataacattttaattcgGCAAAACTTTGGTATTTTCCCCTTGAGAGACTTGGAGCCATCTTATTGGGtcacttaaattaattaatcttcttttttaaagaaaccGGAATTACTGACTTTCAAATTAGACCGCCGGATTTATTTTGGAAACGACTTATTGAAAATCAATTTAACCaaaaaccaatttttttttcaatttttcgtGAAATTTGCGTGAATGAAATATAATTACGAATAAGGtatctaattattttgttatgatcgtgttgaagttttattattatgaaatgaatGCTTGTCACTATCAATAATTTAACTAACACTTTtagacaaattaatatttaagtcaCAAAATGGcagttcttttttaaataaaatagtccaaAACTCTTGCATTAGGTTTATTAGCCACGGCTTTATAAAACTAACAACGCGGGAGTCTGGAGGAGCGTCGGCGGTTGAAATCCCCACTGAATACCTAATCCACTGTCCTAACCGAGTGCCCGTCTactaaaaactatcctatatttTCACTAGCGACTTTCATGTACTAATATTATGCTTTAAACGCTACAGTTCGCTAACACTCTATGTAGTCGATCCTCTTCTCTAAAGcaaaatttatctttattttgtaacataggttatttacatttattttaaaaaaaatattaacaatgtGATCAAAGCTATTCTTACACAATAAAGTTGAAAGGTCATTGCACAagtaactaaaaaataatttaagtaattaagaACCGTTACAAAATAGATTTTCTTACAGCGTTACAAGTCTTGTTTACTCGAAGTTTTAGTAGACAACCTTAGGTACAGACCTaccagcaggtcaacctacccgaatctgtcaaattttaccaatggAACAAATAGCTTctactattgtgataaggttggaagtctattgaaatttggCAGATTGGTGGGGTCTATACTTGACGAAAATTTGTGTTACCCACCGTAAAACTCAGGTTCATCCCCCACCTACATGAAGCTATGGgaatctaaaaatattatcttagTCACTTTCCGAATTATtagcaaagaaaaatacgtggaATAATATCTAATAGCCTATTATATAGACAGGCTAACCCCAATTATTATCGTTAAGAATCATagcacatttattttattaatacaacAATACAATAAACATGATCACATTTTTATCGGAAGCTACGGATTCATTTGGCACATACCGATCCACGAGAATTCCTTTCCGGGTCCGGTCACGGTCGCAAAGATAATGGCATTCCTAACTATATAACCCCCTCACATTGCGAGCATTTcataccaatatttattaaatgcaAGAGATCCACATTCTTTTATCAATAAACTGATATATAAATCAAAGGTAAGTACTGTCACGCAAAAATGTCTTCcctaatttttatttaagatttgtCTTTAATTATGTTACAAAAGAGAAGTAAATAACACCTTTACTCCGTATCATGGTCCGTATAAcgtaaacattttcttttgtcAGAAAACAATCTTCCGTAAACATTGAAGCCCTTCATTGAAGCTTATTCATAAGCACATAAAGGTgactacaggggcccgattctcctaagttaataatgtcaaaatcgaatagtaatcgaatcgcaatacgatcgtaatagcagttttaaccatatcgggcattctgctactaataaaagaccaatcgtattcgatagacatttgattggtgtgcgattggtatgctattttggtaattttggtctatacggtagtttgccgtgcaatcattttgcaatcgtaaaacatttgcagacaaaatgattcattattgaatgacagaaaagaataaaaacgtttatttcaaagaaaaaatagcggaatgccacatacgcttcaatagtaatcgagtcgggattggatctcagtcgaatcgagtcgaacgtcaatcgaaggtcgcttaagtaaaattaggagaatcgggccccaggattTAGGAACACGAAAGCTATttcaaaatgtaggtacttaacacAAGTTATATTTCGTTGAAACGCCAAGTTAGCGGATTGTAATGCAAACCAAATGTTCGATATAACACAGTGCCTGCACTTATGTAAATGCCAGCGCTACATATTCTGAACGTAACTGGGCGTACAATTATAGCCTGTTGCGCAACAAACCAACCATCCATTGTGGAGATTTTGGATAACATTCTGATGTATACTAGCACACCGACTAGCACACCgaccaaataaattatttataatggcCGCAATAGGTATAACTGATTCCGTAGGTTTAGGGACATTTGGggaaatgttattttgtttccaCTAGTCATttaacataagaaaaaaataataatatctgctTATATCTTTTATCGGACTCATAACTActcttactcagattatattataggtattggtattatacttttatttcttGCAAGTTGCACGTGTGGAAATAATGTAAGTTACTTTTCCTTTTTTCCTTTATTATAATACGTTTCAATTGTAGGTTTCATAACTATAATGAACTTTCAGTATTTAAAGTCTTACAAACATAGTTCatgaaaatatatgttttacaaTAACCCATACAGGCTGTTTATATGCACGCCAACGCGTTTGGTTTTATGCAACCTGTACAAGTAAACATActctagcaaaaaataacaCGAATGGTAGCAACTCCTGACGTTATCTGATATCGTCGTAAAACAAAGATGAATCACTTGTAGCAGGGAATACGAACACGGGGAATAAGTAAAAAGTACAGAAATATCTTATACCAGACTCATTTATCATTTTCAAAGTGAATATTAACGGCATGTCAGTCATTTGGCAAACGAGATAAGGATGGTGTTAATGTACAAATCATAATTCTTGTACTCACTACTAGGTACATAAAAGTGCTTTCAGAATTTTCAATGGACTTTTTTGCTCTTATTTCTTGAAACTGttctttgttgttgtttttttctttgtattaattaaaaagcatCAAGTCTGTATTTTAATCTTcttttttttagtaaaagttTTCGCGCTAATGTAGTGTAAGTAATGAAAAAGAGTACCTACGAACAAGGCtgtttttttactttacaaaCCAATTGATTTATTTTCGGTGTGCTATATTTACACTCTTATCTGATTTTCTCCgtatttattctaaaaaaaacatgtgtCTAGTCCCCAGGGCGTCACAAAAACCAACTAAGggtaaaaaaacaaatcaagaaAATAGCCAAAGCCATGTTTGGAGGCTTTTCCaggaaaaggaaaaataataatatacaaagaaaaactaattaaaCTGTATTTAAATCAAAGCCAAAACTCAGCTTCCGGTTTGCATATTTTATGGATTTCACACAAAATTactatcatttatattattatcataccTATATATCATTTGAGTACGCATTTTACGAATAATAAAGTCTtgtcataactttttattttaaaactcaaaTGTCACTCAACCCACTGTTAATACAATTGTAACAATTCCTTAATTAATTGAACCATTATTTTATTGGTATGTATTAGTGTTAAAtgtcctatcaagattgtttgttttctcacataatataaaattaaaaaaatttggctgatggttgatgtaattttttaacTACATAGAAGTTATCTCACAATAGACTGAATACTAGTAAACTGGAAGGAAGTGGAAATCTCTATCGATCGTTACTTGCAAAAACCTTGACACTATCGGTAGCAGTAACTTACCTAACCGCCGCTGTCATTTAGTATATAAAATCATTGCCACCGATGAAACGATATCATTCAGCAACAACTTGTCTAATCCAACATGAGAAGAAGCCTTCTTGTGGCATTTGGGCTTCTGGCCATCGCCGCCGTCAGCTCGGCCAGGGAGATCCGAGAGAAGCGGTCGGCCGACCTCGAGGCGGCCGCGTCCGGCCACCACTGGGACAAGGGCGGCGGCCACGAGCACCACGGCCACCACCACCACGACCACGGCGGCGAGCACCACAAGGGACACAAGGGCCACCACGAGCACCACCACGGCAAGCACGGCCACCACCACCACGAGGGACACAAGGGACACCACGGCGAACACGGCGGACACAAGAAGCACCACCACCACGACGACGgctaccaccaccaccaccaccacggcGAGAAGGGCGACCACGGCCACGGCCACGAGGAGCACGGCCACTGGCACAAGGGACACGACACCAAGGGACACCACGGCGTCGAGAAGCACGACGAGTTCAAGAAGGACAAGCACTTCCACGACCACCACGGCGAGAAGGGCTTCCATGAGCACCACGGCGGCCACCACCACGAGGGCGGCTACAAGAAGGGCGGCCACTTCCACAAGGGCCACAAGCACGGCGGACACCACGAGCACCACCACGGCAAGAAGGGACACCACGAGCACGGcggccaccaccaccaccacaaGGGACACCACGGCGAGGGCGGGCACCACGAGCACCACGAGCACCATCACGACCATGACCACAAGGGCGGCCATGAGGACCACAAGCATTGGGGACACAAGAAGGGGCACTAAGCTCTTGCTGAATGTACCTGAACTGATTATTGTTGATGTTATGTTGTTAACGaatgtttttgttatgtttatacGACAAAGAATTacattttgtacaaaataagAATCTggtcattttatttcatgctgtCTCTATGTACTCTTAGATGTCTTCGTATATATAACTacacaattttcttttgaatttcCTGTTCATAAACAAATATGATTCATATTTTTAGATAACTTTTCAGATGAAAATGATGAATGGAAAACCAAATATTTTGTGTAGAGTAAAATGTTTgctaattcaaataattttaacgATTGTTAAACAAAATAACTCGACGCCTTCGGGGCTTCCTACAATACGCCCACATCTAATATGAGTTATTGTAATTCCTATGAATGAAGGCGGGCGAGAATATTAACGTTAACCAGCAGGAAGCATATATAGAATTTGTACTGGTACTTATGTATAATTTCTACTACTTTTAATTGTCAATCCAATTCTAATCTCTGGAAGTTATTGTAGAATTAATAGCCGAATAATTCattataggtaatttaattttctgAACTTATCATATTATGTATGCTACGGGTTTTATTGTTATGTTACGTTCCTACGATCAAACGGTAGCACAAACTACTTGATACTTGAATGCACATCGTataattgttacaaaaataaaaattctaatagCTAAGTACTTTACTACAACGTATTATTCTCAAAACTTTAGTTAAGGGgaactcaaataaataaaacctttgaactaatctttgaaaaatattgtggtattatttattgaatcaaGCCAGCTGACTTGTCTCGAGCAAAGATTTAAACGTTAAAAACTTCTTTAAGCGCAGAGCCCTTGAGGGTCCTTTAGAAAAAGAGGCTTCAGTTAAAGGTTATAAAAGAAGCACTCCCTATGACTAAGCGTTTATAACATCCCAAAGGGCTACTGACTAAGCAccgtatattttataaatataaactttcTTTAATGGTGAAATGTCGGTCATATACAAACATTTTCATcaacttaataataatatttaaaatgaagaTTAAAATGATTAAATCATTAAGTTACTCTTGAAGGTATAATAAACTCAGATTCTATCAATTACTGAAGTTATACATTTATAAACACATTTCCTATGCTACGAGTCCTTCCTTATTCGTTTTTGAGATAGACGAATCGACATTACtacataaaactttaaattTCAAGCTAACAATAACTACTTAGTTATTCCGCTGAGGTATTCAAAGATGTTTCTTCTAGAAGCCTATACCTAGCGTACGTAACGTTTATTTCAGATGCACATTTCTTACAGGTACCAGAAGTAAATAATAAGCTTGTGTTTGAATCTCTTGGAGTTTCCTTGTTTGCtactcagatcaaagaaatagggTTTGCTAGGTATATTTAATAGAATACATTAAACAGGAAGAAAGATTAGCCTAAGTTGATGAGACAACACAAGTTGGAATAACGATGGAGTTATTTCCGGGCGTTATCATCGAAACAATATAGTTCACGTGATGCAATATCCACTATTACCCACACATGCGAGTAAGATAATGAGGCCTTGTTACTCACAGCTGTCTGTTGATTACATGCATGTTCTCATGTTACAATCTAACAAGATATTCCAGCATGAGCTTATGGACTACTGCGtgacgtacctacctacaaactATTGATAAGAAACTTTTCAATACGgcccttaacttttaaatataaacagatAAGAATTGTGTTAATTTCATCAATTTCCGCATCAAAAATATGtcacattttgtattttataggcGATAGGTAGGTGTATGTGTGGCGAAATACAGCATGGATAGAACAAAATCAAAAAGATACGTACCATACAGTATTGGACGTTGGTGTTAATTGATTTCACTCAAGGACCACAGAGACGCAGCATTTCGAAGACATTATGTATAGTTTATAAAAAACGATAAGAGATAAAAGAGTGCAAGTAAGTTTAAAGAAAAGCGCAGTAGTTGCTACTCAATCAAAACTCACCTAGCACTAGGGCGTTTGACCTTGCTAGTGAGTAAGTGCAAGCACCCGACTCGGTGTAATGATTGCCTAATGCAGGTACGAGAAAACCAGACCCACAGTATCTATAAAACG includes the following:
- the LOC124629613 gene encoding histidine-rich glycoprotein-like, producing MRRSLLVAFGLLAIAAVSSAREIREKRSADLEAAASGHHWDKGGGHEHHGHHHHDHGGEHHKGHKGHHEHHHGKHGHHHHEGHKGHHGEHGGHKKHHHHDDGYHHHHHHGEKGDHGHGHEEHGHWHKGHDTKGHHGVEKHDEFKKDKHFHDHHGEKGFHEHHGGHHHEGGYKKGGHFHKGHKHGGHHEHHHGKKGHHEHGGHHHHHKGHHGEGGHHEHHEHHHDHDHKGGHEDHKHWGHKKGH